Within the Halorhabdus rudnickae genome, the region GGAACTCTGTGCGTACCTTGAATCTAACGGCGCGGAATCGAGCGAAAAACTTCCAGCATGGGACGCGTTCAAATCGACGGCCGCAGACTACGACATCTCAGTATGACATCCCGCCCACAGTTCGACGCCGCGTATATCGAGACCGAATTGGTAGAACTCGGAGCCACGCTACGCACCGAGGTAACAGCCTATCTCATCGGGGGCGGAGCGATGGCGTTTCGAGGATTGAAGGACACGACCAAGGACATCGATTTGGTTGTCACAACCGACACTGGATTCGACCGGCTACTTGCTGCGTTGAACGACCGCGGATATGAAGAAGTCTCTGAACTCGATGAGACGTACCAACGGTTGGGAGCCAGGTTGTGCGTCGAAAACGACGATGGGTGCCGAATAGACCTATTCAATCGACAAGTCGCCGACAAGCTCATCTTCAGCGATGGGATGGAAAGTCGAAGCGAGGCGTATCTCACGGGCGATGAACTCACTGTTCAGTTAACGGCGCTTGAGGACGTGTTCTTGTTCAAATCAGTCGCTAAACGCCCTGATGATATCGACGACATGAATACGCTAGTGCAGACGAACTTGGACTTCGATGCGATCGAGCGCGAAATCGAGACACAGGTCGAATTACTCGGTGGGAAGCGGTTCACGACGCATATCGCTGAGTCGCTCGATGCGTTGTACGAGCAATACGAGGTTCAAACCCCTCTCAGAGACAGTGTTGATACGTACTACGCGGAGTATATGGCAGCGTTGGAAGTCAGGCTCGTCTTGAGTGAAGACGAACCGAAATCTGTCGAAGCGATCGCAGCAGAGCGTGGTCTCGATCAGCGTCACGTCCGGAAACAGTTAGAACAACTCCAAGCGTACGGGTATGTCGAACAAACGGAGTCAGGATTCGTTGATACAGGCAAGCGGGATGCGTTCGAGGAGTGAGTTTACGAGTCAATGCTGGCTGCGTTCTCTTGATGAAGTTCCCGAAGATAGGCAGTTGCAGCGACACCGATCTTGATCCCCCAGACGTAGTCATCCTCACCGAAGGCGGCAGTGCCGGCCAATCGGTGAGTGTGTCCACCAGCAAGCGTGAGGTGGATGCACTGCCCAACATCATCCTCGCCGAATCGTTCGACAGCATCCTTGATGTACTGGTCGAAATGCCCGTTCGGATGATCAGCTGGTCGTGGATCAGTTGCACGATCCATTGCAAGATCGATGACTGAATCGACCGATGGATGTGCCGGATCCGCTGTATTTTCTTGAATCCGGTACCCCTCGTTTGTACCCATAGCTGATCCGTTGGATGCGGGATCCTAAAATCCCCAAGTGATGCTTCAATTCTCGACGTTTAGTGTGAAGGTAGCCAGCGGGATTACCAGAACTGGCCGTAGAACTTACGAAATGCGGTCTACAGGTCGTCCAAGTAATCCCTCCGCTGTTCCATCTTCTCCCGTTCCGTTCGGCGATCGTAGTGCTGTTCGATCACCCGTTGGCTGACGTTTGCTCGGTCATTAACGACTTTGTCCGGCATATCGCTATTCAGACTGTGGGTGATGCTTCCACGACGAATTGCATGTGGACTCACGCTTGACGGACAATTGTAAGCGGTGTCACGTTCCAATGCCGTACATTCCCCCAGTTCGCGGTCATGTGGACACTCAGTACTGTAGACACAGGGGCGTGTCCACCGGTAAACATAAGCACGGAGTGTCGTCTTGTTCGTTCGGCCTTCTCGCGAGGCCAGCATTGGCTTTCGACCGTGCTCGTCAGTCACTGCTGGTCGCTTCGTATCCAACCAGTCGTCCAACAGTTCACACACCTGCTCAGAAAGAGCGACCATCCGAGCTCCCTTTCCTTGGTTCTTGATCGGTGTGCCCGTCTCCGGACGGTGACGGACCTTGATATACTGTTCGTCTGGGTTGTAGTCCTCAACATCAAGGGCGTGAACACCACCGACTCGCATCATCGTGTGCCACATCAATGCGATTGCAACATGCTGGATACTCGCATACTCGTACTTCTCCAGATGAGCGAGCACTTTCGTGGCGGCGTCACTGTCGAGCATCACATCCCGAGAGTTCTCGTCGGGCGTGATCGACGGAGACAATACTTTCTCGCTCAGGTCCTGTTCTACACCGTCGATTGATTCCAGCCAACGGATGAACACACGCAATGTGTCCATCTGGGTCTTCTCGCTGACCTTGTTCAGGTCACCGTCTTCGCGTCGCCAGAGTCGGTACCGATGCAATTGACGACCAGTGAGCGTATTGAGGTTCTCAATACCCTCAATCTCATCACACCACCGGACAAAGTGACCAAGACGATACTCATGGCCCTTGAGGGAGGCTTCCGCCAGTTCGTTTGCCTTGTCTGCGAGGTACAGTTCTAGCGCGGTTTTGGGGTCGATTGGTTCGAGACTCATGTCTTGTCTACCATTGGTCGAACCGCACGAGTCCCGTGACCACCCATCACGAACCGACCCGCACTGCGCTGAACCGGCCAAAAGGAGGGGTTGTCACGCCGCGTGACCAAGGCCCTCAGCGCCCGTGAATTCTGCGCGAACGACAGTGAGCACTGATGAGCGCCGGCTGAGGGATTTGCGGTAGACCGCGAGGGAGCGAAGCGACCGAAGAGGGCGTGGTTCAACTCCCTCAGCGCTCGTCTTTTCGCGGTCATAATCGCTTGACAGCGACATGTCAACCTCCGACGAACGCAATGCCGCTGTTTTCGTTCGATGGGCGAATGGGTAGTAGCTCACGCGAGCAGACGTGTACAGCCACGCTGGTCCCATGCTTGAACACTGGGGCAGAATAATGGGGGGGCACCCTCGATGGAAAACGATCGCGGCCCAAACTATATATAGTCTGTCAGAAGGGTGGTGAGTATACAACGTATGTCTCTAGCACGGCGAATGGTTCTATTCAGGTTCATAGGCGCTGACGAGTTGAGCGCGGCTGGCAGCGTACTGCCAACCTACTCTGAGTGTCGAGTCGTCGGCGTTTGCCCACTCGCCAAGGCCAGCCGGGGCAGTTGGGTGCCAACACATGAACGCCATGCTCCCGTGCAGCGCAATCTAACAGTTCTTCGCATCGGCGAGAACCCGGTGTCCCGAGGAAGCAGAAGACTAGCTGTCCGTCTAAGGCTCCGAGCGTCCGAGAGGTGAGCGGTCTGTCGTCGTAAAGCCGAACAAGGTAAACGAAATGAACCCATATTGGCCAAGGAAAGTGACCTGCCGTTATCAGTTGTCACACGAAACCCGTGACGATGGGAACGACAAAGCAATACGAAGTAAGCGGTCCTGGCCTGTCTAAAACCGTGGATGCAGTTGCACAGAGGAGAAAATCAATGCGTCATAGACGGATTCGCCATACGCAGTAACGGAATATATAGTGGCAGTACAGTCGGTCGTATCAGCGTTCGAACCGCCAGTAGGCTACTGCGACAAGACACGCGATCCCACCGGCCAAGAATCCAAGACGAGGGAGTTGTTGCGTCATGAAATCCGCGTCGTAAGTGAGATATCTGACCTGGAAGAGATAGATCTCGCCCTCGTACCGTACATTGAAAATCTCGATACTGTCGGGCGGTGGCGTCAGTGAATCAGGAGCGCTGGATATTGACCGGTTGATCGTTCCTGGGGTGGTCTGACGCGCCTGGTCGAAGATATCACGTTCTCCCTCGCTAAAGTTCGTGTACGCGAAGGTCGGCTGCTCGGCCCGGTCACTCCAGTCTGCTTCGACATAGAATTCGACTCGATTATCCGGTACGTCCGCCGGAACGAGGATCGGGAGAGCGATCAATCCGATGCCGGCGATCAGCAGGAATCCAACCAGAGCGGAGGAACGATTGACGCTCATACCCTTACTTTTCGGTCCGGGACATGTATCCGTTGATTATCGCTGACTAATCGGTTATATTATTGATGAACTGAAAAGCCGGGATCACCCGTTCGATCATGATCGGCGACTTTGCGCTGCCGATAAGGGGCCCCTACGTGCAGCACCGCTTTCGCCATCCCCCAAGTTCTGTAGAAAAGCTCTGACCGATTTACGCTGTGTATCTCATAGATTCCTCAAATAGAGACGATCAATACCATTTCCTCGACAATCAGACGGCCGATTTCGACAGTTTTATGCCCTGAAATCGGTTTCGTATGTCCTTGAACGAGCGCCCTCAGCGCCCGTAGAAGGTTTTTTTGGTTAGATCGAAAGTTAGTCATAGTTCTGGGTGTCGTGTAAACGAACTGTATTTGCTTTCGTTCGATGAGAGAGTGGTTCACACCGGAATCGCCTAGGTCCCGACTGGTGGCCATGGAGACAATCGGTCGCTGATTGGCCCAAGATTCATCATCGCCCTCAAGTGCCCAAACGAGCGAGATATCGACCCTTGTATTCCTATTCCCTCTATCTCATCCTCGGTCCTCCGCGATGTCTCACAGGTTAGCGTCCCGAATCACGGTGCTGTGATCGCCACTGTGGGGCCCGCAGTGGTCGGCCAGTGCCCAAACCTATCAGAGAAACATAAACAAAGTTCTTCTCCAAGCAAGCAGATATTTCACTAAGGATATATGAGAGACACCACATTGGACGGTCATGCGGTGCGACAACGACTTCATGAAATTGTTCGGAAAAATATCTCATTTGATGAAAAAGCCCAGGAGGCGTTAGAACTTGGAAAACAGTATCTCGGCGTGGACAACGCCTATGTCACTCGGATCGATCAAGAAACCGATCACTGGGAGATACTCATCACGACCGATACGGCAGATGGACAGCTCCAATCTGGCATCGAACGAGAAATTGAAGAAACATACTGTCGTGAGACAATCAACGACGACATCCCTGTCGCACTCCACGATGCACCGAACCAAGGATGGGGTGACGATCCAGCCTTCGAAATCAGCGGCAACCATACGTATCTCGGTGTTCCACTCGTTACTGAGAACGAACCCTACGGCACCGTCTGTTTTGCTGCCCAAGATCCCCGCTCTGAATCGTTTAGCGAGGCTGAAGTACAGTTTGCGGACCACCTTACACGATTGCTTGAACGTGAACTTGAAAAAGAGCTCATCGAGGGCGAACTCACAAATCAAACCAACCTTGCCACGGTTCTTCACCGAGTCCTGCGACACAATCTTCGAAACGACATCTCTGTCATTCGGGGCCACGCGGAACTCATGGCCGATCAACTGGATGACGATTCTGTCGGTGAAATTGTGCTGTCCCACATCGACGACTTGATCCAGTTGAGTGAGAAAGCCCGTGAACTGGAAGACGTTGTCACCACCAGTTCCGAACGACGGACGACGGAATTTGGATCCCTTATCGAGGATGTCGTTTCGACGATCAGCCAGAAATTCCCGTCAGCGTCGATAGCAGTTGAATACGACAACGAAGTCCACGGCAGAGTGCTACAGAACTTCGATCGGGCTATCGAGGAACTCATCGAGAACGCTGTCAAACACAGCGGCGACAATCCGACGGTCACGGTCACTATCGAGTCTGTCCCGAACGCCATCGAGATCGAGATCAGCGATACTGGGCCCGGACTTCCCGAGAACGAGGCTGAAGTCCTTACGTCGGGTGAAGAGACCCCACTTGCCCACGGTTCCGGTTTGGGACTCTGGTTGGCATACTGGATCGTGACTAGCCACGATGGGTCCATCGAGCCGGAGGTCACCCAACACGGGACGACGATGCGGGTGACGATCCCTCGAAAGCCTATCGTTGGGGTGCAACAACAGTTGACAGAACTCACCCGATCTCGTGACAAGTACAAAACAAGTTTCGAAGAGGCGACTGATGCGATTTCAATTATCAATGACGACGGCAGAATTCTCGACGCGAACGAAGCGGCGAGTACCATGTTCGGTGTCGAGCACAAGGAGCTACTCGGCCGGTCGTTACGGGAATTTTTCCCTGACGAATTTCCTTTCGAAACCGAGTGGCAGGTCTTTCAAGAATCAGGCACGAGGAGGGATACAGCGACAATTCTCGGTGCTGATGGCCAAGAAAGAACGATTGAGTATTCTGGAACGACAGATATCATTCCGAATCAGCATCTCTTCATTGGTCGTGATATTACCAAACGCCAGGAGCGCGAACGGGAACTAGAAGTTGCGGAGACCGTGTTTCAGACCACACAAGATGCACTGTTCCTAGCAGACGTCGTTGATAATCAGGAGTATCGCCTCAATCGCGTCAACGAGGCGTTCGAACACCTCACGCAACGGAACAGCGCCAATATTATTGGACTGAATCCTCGAGAACTGCTGGGGCCTGAGGCGGGAGCCAACGTCCAGTCACAGTTCGGTAAGTGTGTCCAAAACCAAAAATCGGTTGAATTTGAACAATTGGTGCCAGTGGATAGTGGATCGAGAATCTGGCAGGTGCGAGTGACGCCACTCATGCAGGACGGCGAAGTCACGCAATTGGTCGGGGCGATGCGAAACATCACCGAGCGGAAAGCGCGCGAACAGGAGCTTCAGGCCCTGACGGAGCGGTATCAAACCCTGCTCGAGGCGGCCCCCGATCCCGTGTTCGTTGCGGATGCTGAGACGAAAGAAATCATCGAG harbors:
- a CDS encoding DUF6036 family nucleotidyltransferase — protein: MTSRPQFDAAYIETELVELGATLRTEVTAYLIGGGAMAFRGLKDTTKDIDLVVTTDTGFDRLLAALNDRGYEEVSELDETYQRLGARLCVENDDGCRIDLFNRQVADKLIFSDGMESRSEAYLTGDELTVQLTALEDVFLFKSVAKRPDDIDDMNTLVQTNLDFDAIEREIETQVELLGGKRFTTHIAESLDALYEQYEVQTPLRDSVDTYYAEYMAALEVRLVLSEDEPKSVEAIAAERGLDQRHVRKQLEQLQAYGYVEQTESGFVDTGKRDAFEE
- a CDS encoding PAS domain S-box protein yields the protein MRDTTLDGHAVRQRLHEIVRKNISFDEKAQEALELGKQYLGVDNAYVTRIDQETDHWEILITTDTADGQLQSGIEREIEETYCRETINDDIPVALHDAPNQGWGDDPAFEISGNHTYLGVPLVTENEPYGTVCFAAQDPRSESFSEAEVQFADHLTRLLERELEKELIEGELTNQTNLATVLHRVLRHNLRNDISVIRGHAELMADQLDDDSVGEIVLSHIDDLIQLSEKARELEDVVTTSSERRTTEFGSLIEDVVSTISQKFPSASIAVEYDNEVHGRVLQNFDRAIEELIENAVKHSGDNPTVTVTIESVPNAIEIEISDTGPGLPENEAEVLTSGEETPLAHGSGLGLWLAYWIVTSHDGSIEPEVTQHGTTMRVTIPRKPIVGVQQQLTELTRSRDKYKTSFEEATDAISIINDDGRILDANEAASTMFGVEHKELLGRSLREFFPDEFPFETEWQVFQESGTRRDTATILGADGQERTIEYSGTTDIIPNQHLFIGRDITKRQERERELEVAETVFQTTQDALFLADVVDNQEYRLNRVNEAFEHLTQRNSANIIGLNPRELLGPEAGANVQSQFGKCVQNQKSVEFEQLVPVDSGSRIWQVRVTPLMQDGEVTQLVGAMRNITERKAREQELQALTERYQTLLEAAPDPVFVADAETKEIIEVNSAAEQLLGMSSDEILGMHQSELHPAEQTDLYQQFFDEHLESGGSKRRLPDGSHTAIVTADGDRIPIEISASTVSLSDRSVIYGIFRDISEQIEREQALEATTHRHQLALEGTDTGVWDWSIGTDEVHWSESLERLVGIEPGAFEGTFDAFAAYIHPDDRQEAIDAVELAAETDSPFQTEYRVQRQDGTYIWVESRGEIYDDRNNTQRMVGIVTDITEHKEREAELTRKTEAMEKAPVAITLSDPDQPDNPLVYANERFSELTGCAESEVLGQNCRFLQGPETNPEQVAEIRDAIENEEPVSTVLRNYRKDGTMFWNRLTIAPIRDDDGEIKNWVGFQEDITERIDREQQQELAEVVFENTQDALFVIDVTEDHEFYIERVNEVYEEFTGLSNAEIVGKTPVDAVGEEIGSEIESQYRECMERQETLKYPEEIPVDGEIRQWETKLTPVLSEGTVDKLVGAMRDVTSG
- a CDS encoding tyrosine-type recombinase/integrase translates to MSLEPIDPKTALELYLADKANELAEASLKGHEYRLGHFVRWCDEIEGIENLNTLTGRQLHRYRLWRREDGDLNKVSEKTQMDTLRVFIRWLESIDGVEQDLSEKVLSPSITPDENSRDVMLDSDAATKVLAHLEKYEYASIQHVAIALMWHTMMRVGGVHALDVEDYNPDEQYIKVRHRPETGTPIKNQGKGARMVALSEQVCELLDDWLDTKRPAVTDEHGRKPMLASREGRTNKTTLRAYVYRWTRPCVYSTECPHDRELGECTALERDTAYNCPSSVSPHAIRRGSITHSLNSDMPDKVVNDRANVSQRVIEQHYDRRTEREKMEQRRDYLDDL